The Rhodococcus triatomae genome includes a window with the following:
- a CDS encoding LLM class F420-dependent oxidoreductase: protein MRIGMGLNYSGGFAETVEEVADLERAGLDIAFVPEAYSFDAVSQLGYLAAKTSTIQLASGIFQIYTRTPSLTAMTAAGLDFVSDGRFVMGIGASGPQVIEGFHGVKYDAPLGRTREVVEICRQVWRREKVVHDGKYYQIPLPAEKGTGLGKPLKLINHPVRERIPIIIASLGPKNVALTAEIAEGWEPIFYYPEKAADVWGEPLAAGKAKRDPELGELDVYASPVLAIGDDVDHMLDWVRPNIALYVGGMGAKGKNFYNDLAVRYGYAKEAETIQDLYLAGKKEEAAAAVPDELVRAVSLIGPESYVAERVAAFAESGVTALNVTPLAADRAGRVALIEKLRTICG, encoded by the coding sequence GTGCGCATAGGCATGGGCTTGAACTACAGCGGTGGATTCGCGGAGACGGTCGAGGAGGTGGCGGACCTCGAACGTGCTGGCCTGGACATCGCCTTCGTCCCCGAGGCCTACTCGTTCGATGCAGTCAGCCAGCTCGGCTACCTCGCCGCCAAGACGTCGACGATCCAGTTGGCGTCGGGGATCTTCCAGATCTACACGCGCACGCCCAGCCTCACCGCGATGACCGCGGCGGGTCTGGACTTCGTCTCCGACGGCCGGTTCGTGATGGGTATCGGCGCGTCCGGCCCGCAGGTCATCGAGGGCTTCCACGGCGTCAAGTACGACGCCCCGTTGGGACGTACCCGCGAGGTCGTGGAGATCTGCCGGCAGGTGTGGCGCCGGGAGAAGGTCGTCCACGACGGCAAGTACTACCAGATCCCGCTGCCGGCCGAGAAGGGTACCGGGCTGGGCAAGCCGCTCAAGCTCATCAACCATCCTGTGCGCGAACGTATCCCGATCATCATCGCCTCGCTGGGTCCCAAGAACGTGGCTCTGACGGCGGAGATCGCCGAGGGCTGGGAGCCGATCTTCTACTACCCCGAGAAGGCCGCCGACGTGTGGGGCGAGCCCCTCGCGGCGGGCAAGGCCAAGCGCGACCCCGAGCTGGGTGAACTGGACGTCTACGCCTCGCCCGTGCTCGCGATCGGCGACGACGTCGACCACATGCTGGACTGGGTCCGGCCCAACATCGCGCTCTACGTCGGTGGGATGGGTGCCAAGGGCAAGAACTTCTACAACGACCTCGCCGTGCGCTACGGGTACGCGAAGGAGGCCGAGACCATCCAGGACCTGTACCTCGCGGGCAAGAAGGAGGAGGCCGCGGCCGCCGTGCCCGACGAGTTGGTGCGCGCCGTGTCGCTCATCGGCCCGGAGAGTTACGTCGCCGAACGCGTCGCCGCGTTCGCCGAATCCGGCGTCACCGCACTGAATGTCACACCGCTGGCCGCGGATCGTGCCGGCCGGGTGGCCCTCATCGAGAAGCTCCGCACGATCTGCGGCTGA
- a CDS encoding universal stress protein: protein MSTPERNAVVVGADGSETAKSAVTFAAEMASRRGATLEIVHALDFAPYGFGGPYMDAGGVYEWVEEGGRAILADVEKLAKQVAPDLEIRTELAIGSSSQWLVDLSEKVRYVVVGASGAGAAATALLLGNTAVSVTTHAKCPVVVVRGETRDSGPVVVGVDGSATSKAAIRTAFEEASFRGAPLVAVHVWSDLGPGILEDPRAAALLPKSIEEEEHAVLAESLAGWQEEFPDVTVERKVYVDNPRARLVEWSKQAQLLVVGSRGRGGFRGMLLGSTSNNLIGKSECPVMVVRPTDD, encoded by the coding sequence ATGAGCACACCCGAACGCAATGCAGTGGTCGTCGGTGCCGACGGGTCCGAGACCGCCAAGTCCGCCGTGACCTTCGCGGCCGAGATGGCCTCGCGTCGCGGGGCGACCCTCGAGATCGTCCATGCGCTCGACTTCGCACCGTACGGATTCGGCGGTCCCTACATGGACGCCGGCGGAGTCTACGAATGGGTGGAGGAGGGCGGCAGAGCGATCCTCGCCGACGTCGAGAAGCTCGCGAAACAGGTCGCGCCGGATCTCGAGATCCGTACCGAACTGGCCATCGGAAGCAGCTCGCAGTGGCTCGTCGACCTCTCCGAGAAGGTGCGCTACGTCGTCGTCGGCGCGTCCGGTGCCGGGGCCGCCGCCACCGCACTGCTGCTGGGCAACACCGCCGTCAGCGTCACCACGCATGCCAAGTGCCCGGTGGTGGTCGTGCGTGGCGAGACCCGTGACTCCGGACCCGTGGTCGTCGGCGTGGACGGCAGCGCCACCAGCAAGGCCGCCATCAGGACCGCCTTCGAGGAAGCCTCGTTCCGCGGTGCGCCACTGGTCGCCGTGCACGTGTGGAGTGATCTGGGGCCCGGCATCCTCGAGGACCCGCGCGCCGCCGCGTTGTTGCCGAAGAGCATCGAGGAAGAGGAGCACGCCGTGCTCGCGGAATCGCTCGCCGGCTGGCAGGAGGAGTTCCCGGACGTCACCGTGGAGCGCAAGGTGTACGTGGACAACCCGCGGGCCCGGCTCGTCGAATGGTCCAAGCAGGCCCAGCTCCTGGTCGTCGGGAGCCGGGGCCGGGGCGGTTTCCGCGGCATGCTGCTCGGCTCCACGAGCAACAACCTCATCGGTAAGTCCGAGTGCCCCGTGATGGTCGTCCGCCCGACCGACGACTGA
- a CDS encoding glutamate-cysteine ligase family protein — translation MGDKVTAREFTRADRREFRRKVQRCSDALERMLSEGRFVDDVEPFEPLLGMEIELNLVRADMSPAMVNVSALAAIDDDSVFQPELGQFNVEMNVRPGPLAGEATFELERGLRASLHLADARIREQDAALVMIGMLPTLELEHLDYGRITANPRYELLNQQIFAARGEDIELDVEGVALPGRDADVLRADTDSVAPEAACTSLQLHLRVAPDEFAAHWNTAQCLAGVQVATAANSPFLAGRALWHESRVPIFEQATDTRPPELRNQGVRPRVWFGERWIDSALDLFEENARYFPALLPELDEEDPLERLESGETPALSELQMHNGTIYRWNRPVYDHVDGDPHLRIENRVLPAGPTVLDMMANAALYYGVIRSLVDSGAALWERMPFEDARHNLAAGARYGMEAQVRWPGLGLVPVDELVLRHLLPLADAGLADFGLSAKARDRYLDVIEGRCRTRQTGAAWQRDQVVRREAAGENRRSALVGMLGDYVGHMREGDPVHTWV, via the coding sequence GTGGGCGACAAGGTGACCGCGCGGGAGTTCACCAGGGCCGATCGACGCGAGTTCCGCCGCAAGGTCCAGCGGTGTTCCGACGCGCTCGAGCGGATGCTGAGCGAGGGCCGGTTCGTCGACGACGTCGAACCGTTCGAGCCGCTCCTGGGCATGGAGATCGAGCTGAATCTGGTGCGCGCCGACATGAGCCCGGCGATGGTCAACGTCTCCGCGCTCGCGGCGATCGACGACGATTCGGTCTTCCAGCCCGAACTCGGCCAGTTCAACGTCGAGATGAACGTGCGGCCGGGACCGCTGGCCGGGGAGGCGACCTTCGAACTCGAACGTGGCCTGCGCGCGTCGCTACACCTCGCCGACGCCCGGATCAGGGAGCAGGACGCGGCACTGGTGATGATCGGGATGCTCCCGACTCTCGAACTCGAGCATCTCGACTACGGCCGGATCACGGCGAACCCCCGCTACGAGCTGCTCAACCAGCAGATTTTCGCCGCCCGCGGTGAGGACATCGAACTGGACGTGGAAGGGGTCGCACTGCCCGGCCGGGACGCCGACGTGCTCCGCGCCGACACCGATTCGGTGGCCCCGGAAGCGGCGTGCACTTCCTTGCAGCTGCATCTGCGCGTGGCACCGGACGAGTTTGCCGCGCATTGGAATACGGCCCAGTGTCTCGCCGGCGTGCAGGTGGCGACGGCGGCGAACTCGCCGTTCCTCGCCGGACGGGCGCTCTGGCACGAATCGCGGGTGCCGATCTTCGAGCAGGCGACCGACACCCGCCCGCCCGAGCTGCGCAATCAGGGTGTTCGACCCCGGGTCTGGTTCGGCGAACGCTGGATCGACTCCGCCCTCGACCTGTTCGAGGAGAACGCCCGGTACTTCCCGGCACTGCTGCCCGAACTGGACGAGGAGGATCCGCTGGAGCGGCTCGAGTCGGGGGAGACCCCGGCCCTGTCCGAGCTGCAGATGCACAACGGCACCATCTACCGATGGAACCGCCCGGTGTACGACCACGTGGACGGGGACCCGCACCTGCGAATCGAGAACCGGGTACTGCCTGCCGGGCCGACGGTGCTCGACATGATGGCGAACGCGGCCCTCTACTACGGGGTGATCCGGTCGCTCGTCGACTCGGGGGCCGCGCTGTGGGAACGGATGCCGTTCGAGGACGCCCGGCACAATCTGGCGGCCGGGGCGCGATACGGAATGGAGGCGCAGGTTCGCTGGCCGGGCCTGGGGCTCGTTCCCGTCGACGAACTCGTCCTCCGGCATCTGCTCCCGCTCGCCGACGCGGGCCTCGCCGACTTCGGGCTGTCCGCCAAGGCCCGGGACCGCTATCTCGACGTGATCGAGGGCCGGTGCCGCACCCGGCAGACGGGCGCAGCCTGGCAACGCGACCAGGTGGTCCGCCGAGAGGCCGCCGGAGAGAACCGACGTTCCGCGCTGGTCGGCATGCTCGGCGACTACGTCGGTCACATGCGCGAGGGGGACCCGGTCCACACCTGGGTGTGA
- a CDS encoding M23 family metallopeptidase, with amino-acid sequence MGSHHRNTDSQVLFEIDPAAPRGRHRCEPSGPGAGVKAATVAAATGALVVGAAQLGAGTAAAHPGHSHEAEIAPEAAPAPALPFELPTDLIPADLIPEGLIPAGFQVPDLGPAQQFGGQVQQWVDSVNPIKPTTVQPVSGTLTSNFGSRWGAHHGGIDIAAPIGTPVFAAADGQVVDAGPASGFGQWVRVLHDDGTVTVYGHIDTYQVNVGQRVSAGEQIATVGNRGQSTGPHLHFEVHDTAGNKVDPNRWLRDNGATVTWSDSAVQA; translated from the coding sequence GTGGGTTCGCATCACCGGAACACCGATTCGCAGGTTCTTTTCGAGATCGATCCGGCCGCTCCCCGCGGCCGCCACCGCTGCGAGCCGTCGGGTCCCGGTGCCGGAGTCAAGGCCGCGACGGTCGCCGCCGCCACCGGAGCCCTCGTCGTCGGTGCCGCTCAGCTCGGTGCCGGCACCGCCGCGGCGCACCCGGGTCACAGCCACGAGGCGGAGATCGCTCCCGAGGCCGCTCCGGCGCCCGCGCTGCCCTTCGAGCTCCCCACCGACCTCATCCCCGCCGACCTGATTCCCGAGGGGCTGATCCCCGCCGGCTTCCAGGTTCCCGATCTCGGCCCCGCACAGCAGTTCGGTGGGCAGGTCCAGCAGTGGGTCGACTCGGTCAACCCGATCAAGCCCACCACCGTCCAGCCCGTCTCCGGGACGCTGACCTCCAACTTCGGCTCTCGCTGGGGCGCTCACCACGGCGGCATCGACATCGCGGCCCCGATCGGCACCCCGGTGTTCGCCGCGGCCGACGGCCAGGTCGTCGACGCCGGTCCGGCCTCCGGCTTCGGGCAGTGGGTCCGGGTCCTGCACGACGACGGCACGGTCACCGTCTACGGACACATCGACACCTACCAGGTGAACGTCGGTCAGCGCGTGAGCGCGGGCGAGCAGATCGCCACCGTCGGCAATCGTGGCCAGTCCACCGGTCCGCACCTGCACTTCGAGGTGCACGACACGGCCGGCAACAAGGTCGACCCGAACCGCTGGCTGCGCGACAACGGCGCAACCGTCACCTGGTCCGACTCCGCGGTTCAGGCCTGA
- the cycA gene encoding D-serine/D-alanine/glycine transporter: protein MTDARSAAQAGTSGSGEGHDSPHLSRKLSNRHIQLIAIGGAIGTGLFMGSGKTISLAGPSVIFVYMTIGFMLFFVMRAMGELLLSNLHYKSFSDFAADLLGPWAGFFTGWTYWFCWIVTGIADVIAISGYVRYWWPDLQLWIPAIAAILTLLVLNLPTVKAFGETEFWFALIKIIAIASLIVVGLVMVFSSFEAPGGAQAGFDNLWNDGGMFPTGVMGFVAGFQIAIFAFVGIELVGTTAAEAKDPEKNLPHAINAIPVRILLFYVVALTVIMAVTPWREISPDRSPFVAMFALAGLGIAASVINFVVLTSAASSANSGIYSTSRMIYGLAQEGDAPARLGRLSSRRVPVNALLFSCAFLLPSLILLFSGESVIEAFTLVTTISSLLFMFVWTMILASYLVYRRRRPHLHETSRFPMPGGVVMCWVVLTFFGFVIWALTQQEDTLRALIVTPVWFVGLAVAWALIRNRPAHKARYQAFRQALEDAEKS from the coding sequence ATGACCGACGCCCGCTCGGCCGCACAGGCCGGCACCTCCGGATCGGGCGAGGGCCACGACTCCCCGCACCTGTCCCGCAAACTCTCGAATCGGCACATCCAGCTGATCGCCATCGGCGGCGCCATCGGTACCGGGCTGTTCATGGGATCGGGAAAGACGATCTCGCTCGCCGGGCCGTCGGTGATCTTCGTCTACATGACCATCGGTTTCATGCTCTTCTTCGTCATGCGAGCGATGGGGGAGTTGCTGCTGTCGAACCTGCACTACAAGTCGTTCTCCGACTTCGCGGCCGACCTGCTCGGCCCGTGGGCGGGATTCTTCACCGGCTGGACGTACTGGTTCTGCTGGATCGTCACCGGCATCGCCGACGTGATCGCGATCTCCGGATACGTCCGGTACTGGTGGCCGGACCTGCAACTGTGGATCCCCGCGATCGCGGCGATCCTCACGCTGCTGGTGCTCAACCTGCCCACCGTGAAGGCGTTCGGCGAGACCGAGTTCTGGTTCGCGCTCATCAAGATCATCGCGATCGCCAGCCTCATCGTCGTCGGGCTGGTCATGGTGTTCTCGTCGTTCGAGGCGCCGGGCGGCGCGCAGGCAGGGTTCGACAACCTGTGGAACGACGGCGGGATGTTCCCCACCGGCGTGATGGGATTCGTCGCCGGTTTCCAGATCGCGATCTTCGCGTTCGTCGGAATCGAACTGGTGGGGACCACCGCAGCGGAGGCGAAGGACCCGGAGAAGAACCTGCCGCACGCGATCAACGCCATCCCGGTCCGCATCCTCCTCTTCTACGTCGTCGCGTTGACCGTGATCATGGCGGTGACACCGTGGCGGGAGATCAGCCCGGACCGCAGCCCGTTCGTGGCGATGTTCGCGCTCGCCGGGCTCGGGATCGCCGCATCGGTGATCAACTTCGTCGTACTCACCTCGGCGGCATCCTCCGCGAACTCGGGGATCTACTCGACGTCCCGGATGATCTACGGCCTCGCCCAAGAGGGGGATGCGCCCGCACGTCTGGGTCGGTTGAGTTCCCGCCGTGTCCCGGTCAACGCCCTGCTGTTCTCCTGTGCGTTCCTGCTCCCGTCGCTGATCCTGCTGTTCTCCGGGGAGTCGGTGATCGAGGCGTTCACCCTCGTGACCACCATCTCGTCGCTGCTGTTCATGTTCGTGTGGACGATGATCCTCGCCAGCTACCTGGTCTACCGCCGGCGTCGTCCGCACCTGCACGAGACATCGAGGTTCCCGATGCCCGGCGGCGTGGTGATGTGCTGGGTGGTGCTCACGTTCTTCGGGTTCGTGATCTGGGCGCTGACGCAGCAGGAGGACACCCTCCGTGCCCTGATCGTTACCCCTGTCTGGTTTGTCGGACTCGCCGTCGCGTGGGCGCTGATTCGCAACCGACCAGCGCACAAGGCTCGCTACCAGGCGTTTCGACAGGCACTCGAGGACGCCGAAAAGTCATAG
- a CDS encoding FAS1-like dehydratase domain-containing protein → MTATDLDAPRIDAACTDATAGDATESEIIGRIHRLPLRYEVSREKIREFATAVLDAHPAHRDEAAAAGLGHAALVASPTFLAVLAGHTQQYLFDNVLVGFDLSQVMQADQRFSFARPVVAGDVLSTDVAVESVRRMAGSSMFTIRNDFRDEAERLVARSWTTLVGRDGVEVDPAIAEFVRGVMRVEV, encoded by the coding sequence GTGACTGCCACCGACCTGGACGCCCCTCGTATCGACGCCGCGTGCACCGACGCCACGGCCGGCGACGCGACGGAATCCGAGATCATCGGCCGTATCCATCGCCTGCCGCTGCGGTACGAGGTGTCCCGCGAGAAGATCCGTGAGTTCGCGACTGCGGTGCTCGACGCCCATCCGGCGCACCGGGACGAGGCCGCCGCGGCCGGTCTCGGCCACGCCGCGCTGGTCGCGTCGCCGACGTTCCTTGCGGTGCTCGCCGGCCACACTCAGCAGTACCTGTTCGACAACGTGCTGGTCGGTTTCGACCTGAGCCAGGTGATGCAGGCGGACCAGCGGTTCAGCTTCGCCCGGCCGGTCGTTGCCGGCGACGTGCTGAGCACCGACGTCGCCGTCGAATCGGTGCGGCGCATGGCGGGAAGTTCCATGTTCACCATCCGCAACGACTTTCGTGACGAGGCCGAGAGGCTCGTCGCGCGGTCCTGGACGACACTCGTCGGCCGGGACGGCGTGGAGGTGGATCCGGCGATCGCCGAATTCGTCCGCGGAGTGATGCGGGTCGAGGTCTGA
- a CDS encoding ABC transporter permease, giving the protein MTSTVREPVTEPANSRGHRIRRWWSVVGVLVGLELRQRLRTTRWKITLGIAFVVISLIVFGSMYVAMIAGSADYRDWSQNLYAIVMAAELFLGIVLAPTLTATAINGDRKDATLAVVQATPISNWQLAIGKLVGNWVCCLALIVVASPYLVWGIVAAPYGIGSGVLGVVVLCLLFACYCGIGLGFSSLTARPAGSAVLTQATVFFLILGLPALFGMLYSTTAQDHRVVGAQYTSRAVTSETWPEGVPECRDVERTVTFHHTERIWWLLAPNPFLILPDVVAGQDNPDRYGWYIGQRPPSPTVASSVARVLSDARTGPYVAVPSCDESTGYYGTGDTTRRQTFYSAKEAHGAARIGDSWYLGLLANVVFGAVGVTVAARRLRVPAGKLPKGVRIA; this is encoded by the coding sequence GTGACCAGTACCGTGCGCGAGCCCGTCACCGAACCGGCGAATTCACGCGGACACCGGATCCGCCGGTGGTGGTCGGTCGTCGGCGTCCTCGTGGGACTCGAACTCCGACAGCGTCTGCGCACCACCCGGTGGAAGATCACACTGGGTATCGCCTTCGTGGTGATCTCCCTGATCGTCTTCGGGTCCATGTATGTCGCGATGATTGCGGGCAGCGCCGACTATCGCGACTGGTCGCAGAACCTGTATGCGATCGTGATGGCGGCCGAGTTGTTCCTCGGCATCGTCCTGGCGCCCACCCTGACCGCTACCGCCATCAACGGCGATCGTAAGGACGCCACCCTCGCGGTGGTGCAGGCAACCCCGATCAGCAACTGGCAGTTGGCGATCGGGAAGCTGGTCGGCAACTGGGTCTGCTGCCTCGCGCTGATCGTCGTCGCGTCGCCGTACCTCGTCTGGGGGATCGTCGCCGCGCCCTACGGAATCGGCTCCGGCGTACTCGGCGTGGTGGTCCTCTGCCTGCTGTTCGCGTGCTACTGCGGCATCGGACTGGGCTTCTCGTCCCTCACCGCCCGGCCGGCCGGGTCCGCGGTTCTCACCCAGGCGACCGTGTTCTTCCTGATCCTCGGGCTGCCGGCCCTGTTCGGGATGCTGTACTCGACCACCGCACAGGATCATCGGGTGGTCGGAGCGCAGTACACCTCGCGTGCCGTCACCTCCGAGACATGGCCCGAGGGTGTGCCCGAATGCCGGGATGTCGAGAGGACCGTGACCTTCCACCACACCGAGCGGATCTGGTGGCTGCTCGCGCCCAACCCGTTCCTCATCCTTCCCGACGTGGTCGCGGGGCAGGACAATCCCGACCGCTACGGCTGGTACATCGGGCAGCGGCCGCCGTCCCCGACGGTGGCGTCGTCGGTCGCCAGGGTGCTGTCCGACGCGCGAACGGGGCCGTACGTCGCCGTCCCGAGCTGTGACGAATCGACCGGCTACTACGGCACGGGCGACACCACCCGGCGCCAGACGTTCTACTCGGCGAAGGAGGCCCACGGGGCCGCGCGGATCGGCGACAGCTGGTATCTCGGCCTGCTGGCCAACGTCGTCTTCGGCGCCGTCGGCGTGACCGTTGCCGCCCGGCGGCTGCGAGTGCCTGCCGGCAAGCTGCCGAAGGGCGTGCGGATCGCCTGA